One part of the Eubalaena glacialis isolate mEubGla1 chromosome 19, mEubGla1.1.hap2.+ XY, whole genome shotgun sequence genome encodes these proteins:
- the ATXN7L3 gene encoding ataxin-7-like protein 3 isoform X1: protein MKMEEMSLSGLDNSKLEAIAQEIYADLVEDSCLGFCFEVHRAVKCGYFFLDDTDPDSMKDFEIVDQPGLDIFGQVFNQWKSKECVCPNCSRSIAASRFAPHLEKCLGMGRNSSRIANRRIANSNNMNKSESDQEDNDDINDNDWSYGSEKKAKKRKSDKLWYLPFQNPNSPRRSKSLKHKNGELSNSDPFKYNNSTGISYETLGPEELRSLLTTQCGVISEHTKKMCTRSLRCPQHTDEQRRAVRIYFLGPSAVLPEVESSLDNDSFDMTDSQALISRLQWDGSSDLSPSDSGSSKTSENQGWGLGTNSSESRKTKKKKSHLSLVGTASGLGSNKKKKPKPPAPPTPSIYDDIN, encoded by the exons atgaaaatggaggAAATGTCTTTGTCTGGCCTGGATAACAGCAAACTAGAG GCCATCGCTCAGGAGATATACGCGGACCTGGTCGAGGATTCTTGTTTGGGATTCTGCTTTGAGGTACACCGGGCTGTCAAGTGTGGCTATTTCTTCCTGGACGACACGGACCCTGATAGCATGAAGGATTTTG AGATCGTGGACCAGCCGGGGTTGGACATCTTTGGACAGGTTTTCAACCAGTGGAAGAGCAAGGAGTGTGTTTGCCCCAATTGCAGCCGCAGCATTGCCGCCTCCCGTTTTGCTCCCCATCTGGAGAAGTGCCTGGGAATGGGTCGGAACAGCAGTCGAATCGCCAACCGCCG GATTGCCAATAGCAACAACATGAACAAGTCTGAGAGTGACCAAGAGGATAACGATGACATCAATGACAACGACTGGTCctatggctcagagaagaaag CCAAGAAGAGGAAATCAGACAAG CTATGGTATCTCCCATTCCAGAACCCCAATTCCCCTCGAAGATCCAAgtctttaaaacacaaaaatg gggAACTTAGCAATTCGGATCCTTTTAAG TATAACAACTCAACTGGGATCAGCTACGAGACACTGGGGCCGGAGGAGCTGCGTAGCCTGCTCACCACG CAATGTGGGGTGATTTCTGAACACACCAAGAAGATGTGCACAAG GTCCCTGCGCTGCCCCCAGCACACGGATGAGCAGCGGCGAGCCGTGCGGATTTATTTCCTTGGACCCTCAGC CGTCCTTCCAGAGGTCGAGAGTTCCCTGGATAATGACAGCTTTGACATGACTGACAGCCAGGCCCTGATCAGCCGGCTTCAGTGGGATGGCTCCTCTGATCTCTCACCCTCTGATTCAGGTTCCTCCAAGACGAGTGAGAATCAGGGATGGGGTCTAG GTACCAACAGCTCCGAGTCACggaaaaccaagaaaaagaaatcccatcTGAGCCTGGTAGGGACTGCCTCTGGCCTGGGCTCCAACAAGAAGAAAAAGCCAAAGCCTCCGGCACCCCCGACGCCCAGCATCTACGACGACATCAACTGA
- the ATXN7L3 gene encoding ataxin-7-like protein 3 isoform X2 encodes MKMEEMSLSGLDNSKLEAIAQEIYADLVEDSCLGFCFEVHRAVKCGYFFLDDTDPDSMKDFEIVDQPGLDIFGQVFNQWKSKECVCPNCSRSIAASRFAPHLEKCLGMGRNSSRIANRRIANSNNMNKSESDQEDNDDINDNDWSYGSEKKAKKRKSDKNPNSPRRSKSLKHKNGELSNSDPFKYNNSTGISYETLGPEELRSLLTTQCGVISEHTKKMCTRSLRCPQHTDEQRRAVRIYFLGPSAVLPEVESSLDNDSFDMTDSQALISRLQWDGSSDLSPSDSGSSKTSENQGWGLGTNSSESRKTKKKKSHLSLVGTASGLGSNKKKKPKPPAPPTPSIYDDIN; translated from the exons atgaaaatggaggAAATGTCTTTGTCTGGCCTGGATAACAGCAAACTAGAG GCCATCGCTCAGGAGATATACGCGGACCTGGTCGAGGATTCTTGTTTGGGATTCTGCTTTGAGGTACACCGGGCTGTCAAGTGTGGCTATTTCTTCCTGGACGACACGGACCCTGATAGCATGAAGGATTTTG AGATCGTGGACCAGCCGGGGTTGGACATCTTTGGACAGGTTTTCAACCAGTGGAAGAGCAAGGAGTGTGTTTGCCCCAATTGCAGCCGCAGCATTGCCGCCTCCCGTTTTGCTCCCCATCTGGAGAAGTGCCTGGGAATGGGTCGGAACAGCAGTCGAATCGCCAACCGCCG GATTGCCAATAGCAACAACATGAACAAGTCTGAGAGTGACCAAGAGGATAACGATGACATCAATGACAACGACTGGTCctatggctcagagaagaaag CCAAGAAGAGGAAATCAGACAAG AACCCCAATTCCCCTCGAAGATCCAAgtctttaaaacacaaaaatg gggAACTTAGCAATTCGGATCCTTTTAAG TATAACAACTCAACTGGGATCAGCTACGAGACACTGGGGCCGGAGGAGCTGCGTAGCCTGCTCACCACG CAATGTGGGGTGATTTCTGAACACACCAAGAAGATGTGCACAAG GTCCCTGCGCTGCCCCCAGCACACGGATGAGCAGCGGCGAGCCGTGCGGATTTATTTCCTTGGACCCTCAGC CGTCCTTCCAGAGGTCGAGAGTTCCCTGGATAATGACAGCTTTGACATGACTGACAGCCAGGCCCTGATCAGCCGGCTTCAGTGGGATGGCTCCTCTGATCTCTCACCCTCTGATTCAGGTTCCTCCAAGACGAGTGAGAATCAGGGATGGGGTCTAG GTACCAACAGCTCCGAGTCACggaaaaccaagaaaaagaaatcccatcTGAGCCTGGTAGGGACTGCCTCTGGCCTGGGCTCCAACAAGAAGAAAAAGCCAAAGCCTCCGGCACCCCCGACGCCCAGCATCTACGACGACATCAACTGA
- the TMUB2 gene encoding transmembrane and ubiquitin-like domain-containing protein 2 isoform X1, producing MISRHLQNNLMSVDPVSSQAMELSDVTLIEGVGNEVTVVAGVAVLILALVLAWLSTYVADSGSNQLLGTIVSAGDTSVLHLGHVDHLVAGQGTPEPTELPHPSEGNDEKAEEAGEGGGDSTGEPGAGGGIEPSLEHLLDIQGLPKRQAGPGSSGPEVPQRSEDSTCLINVRLKFLNDTEELAVARPEDTVGALKSKYFPGQESQMKLIYQGRLLQDPARTLRSLNITDNCVIHCHRSPPGSAVPGPSASLAPSSATEPPSLGVSVGSLMVPVFVVLLGVVWYFRINYRQFFTAPATVSLVGVTVFFSFLVFGMYGR from the exons ATGATTTCCCGTCATCTTCaaaacaaccttatgag TGTGGACCCAGTCAGCAGCCAGGCCATGGAGCTCTCTGATGTCACCCTTATTGAGGGTGTGGGTAATGAGGTGACTGTGGTGGCAGGTGTGGCGGTGCTGATTCTAGCCTTGGTCCTAGCTTGGCTCTCTACCTACGTAGCCGACAGCGGTAGCAACCAGCTCCTGGGCACTATTGTGTCAGCTGGCGACACATCCGTCCTCCACCTGGGGCATGTGGACCATCTGGTGGCGGGCCAAGGCACCCCAGAGCCAACCGAACTCCCGCATCCATCAGAGGGTAATGATGAGAAGGCTGAAGAGGCTGGCGAAGGTGGGGGAGACTCCACAGGGGAACCCGGAGCTGGGGGTGGTATTGAGCCCAGCCTTGAGCACCTGCTTGACATCCAAGGCCTGCCCAAAAGACAAGCGGGCCCGGGGAGCAGCGGTCCAGAGGTGCCCCAGAGATCTGAGGATAGCACCTGCCTCATCAATGTGCGGCTCAAATTCCTCAATGACACCGAGGAGCTGGCTGTGGCCAGGCCAGAGGATACTGTGggtgctctgaagag TAAATACTTCCCTGGACAAGAAAGCCAGATGAAACTGATCTACCAGGGCCGCCTGCTGCAGGACCCAGCCCGCACACTGCGTTCTCTGAACATTACCGACAACTGTGTGATTCACTGTCACCGCTCACCCCCTGGGTCAGCTGTTCCAGGCCCCTCGGCCTCCCTGGCCCCCTCTTCAGCCACTGAGCCGCCCAGCCTCGGCGTCAGTGTGGGTAGCCTCATGGTGCCTGTGTTTGTGGTGCTGTTGGGTGTGGTCTGGTACTTCCGTATCAATTACCGCCAGTTCTTCACAGCACCTGCCACTGTCTCCCTGGTGGGGGTCACTGTCTTCTTCAGCTTCCTAGTATTTGGGATGTATGGACGATAA
- the TMUB2 gene encoding transmembrane and ubiquitin-like domain-containing protein 2 isoform X2 gives MELSDVTLIEGVGNEVTVVAGVAVLILALVLAWLSTYVADSGSNQLLGTIVSAGDTSVLHLGHVDHLVAGQGTPEPTELPHPSEGNDEKAEEAGEGGGDSTGEPGAGGGIEPSLEHLLDIQGLPKRQAGPGSSGPEVPQRSEDSTCLINVRLKFLNDTEELAVARPEDTVGALKSKYFPGQESQMKLIYQGRLLQDPARTLRSLNITDNCVIHCHRSPPGSAVPGPSASLAPSSATEPPSLGVSVGSLMVPVFVVLLGVVWYFRINYRQFFTAPATVSLVGVTVFFSFLVFGMYGR, from the exons ATGGAGCTCTCTGATGTCACCCTTATTGAGGGTGTGGGTAATGAGGTGACTGTGGTGGCAGGTGTGGCGGTGCTGATTCTAGCCTTGGTCCTAGCTTGGCTCTCTACCTACGTAGCCGACAGCGGTAGCAACCAGCTCCTGGGCACTATTGTGTCAGCTGGCGACACATCCGTCCTCCACCTGGGGCATGTGGACCATCTGGTGGCGGGCCAAGGCACCCCAGAGCCAACCGAACTCCCGCATCCATCAGAGGGTAATGATGAGAAGGCTGAAGAGGCTGGCGAAGGTGGGGGAGACTCCACAGGGGAACCCGGAGCTGGGGGTGGTATTGAGCCCAGCCTTGAGCACCTGCTTGACATCCAAGGCCTGCCCAAAAGACAAGCGGGCCCGGGGAGCAGCGGTCCAGAGGTGCCCCAGAGATCTGAGGATAGCACCTGCCTCATCAATGTGCGGCTCAAATTCCTCAATGACACCGAGGAGCTGGCTGTGGCCAGGCCAGAGGATACTGTGggtgctctgaagag TAAATACTTCCCTGGACAAGAAAGCCAGATGAAACTGATCTACCAGGGCCGCCTGCTGCAGGACCCAGCCCGCACACTGCGTTCTCTGAACATTACCGACAACTGTGTGATTCACTGTCACCGCTCACCCCCTGGGTCAGCTGTTCCAGGCCCCTCGGCCTCCCTGGCCCCCTCTTCAGCCACTGAGCCGCCCAGCCTCGGCGTCAGTGTGGGTAGCCTCATGGTGCCTGTGTTTGTGGTGCTGTTGGGTGTGGTCTGGTACTTCCGTATCAATTACCGCCAGTTCTTCACAGCACCTGCCACTGTCTCCCTGGTGGGGGTCACTGTCTTCTTCAGCTTCCTAGTATTTGGGATGTATGGACGATAA